Proteins from a genomic interval of Papaver somniferum cultivar HN1 chromosome 4, ASM357369v1, whole genome shotgun sequence:
- the LOC113276230 gene encoding calcium-dependent protein kinase 26-like, with protein sequence MDVARSNSSNSALIEPCSCYRVSTLVDTILNTEQIARLEDRYRLGDELGWGQFGVIRACLDKLNGEILACKSIAKERLVTLDDLRSVKLEIEIMTRLSGHPNVVNLKAVYEDEDYVHLVMELCAGGELFHRLEKHGKFSEFNARVLFRHLMQVVMYCHDKGVVHRDLKPENILLATKDTSSPIKLADFGLATYIQPGQKLNGTVGSPFYIAPEVLAGGYNQAADVWSAGVILYILLCGMPPFWGKTKSRIFDAVRAADLRFPSEHWDHVSASAKDLVTQMLCTDPAKRLTATQVLDHSWMNECVQMENEYCERQNVSCGDMDMGQGSFSSTTFISRQDLSFGSESQPGHSPAFTCKSSFSSFLVDASTPCSVARGFSFRSCGESSVLDFSSPVASMTSFAFFGPSSPVDQVNCNPLSFRIDSSAACEIRRETSFGKLFIAPDSSNSLVCGGGETENNKNPTVIRRFGGTTSATGVLSIHNMRHHTIGLGELEQLDLITESVVRWASCTHVSGAPSLRSSLVC encoded by the exons ATGGATGTTGCGCGGAGCAACAGTAGTAATTCGGCGTTGATTGAACCGTGCAGCTGTTATAGAGTTTCAACACTTGTTGACACAATTCTGAACACAGAACAAATTGCTCGGTTGGAAGATCGGTATCGTTTGGGGGATGAATTGGGGTGGGGGCAATTTGGTGTTATTCGTGCTTGCTTGGATAAATTAAATGGAGAGATTTTGGCTTGTAAATCTATAGCGAAAGAGAGATTAGTAACACTTGATGATCTTAGAAGTGTTAAGCTTGAGATTGAGATAATGACTAGGTTATCTGGGCATCCAAATGTTGTGAATCTTAAGGCTGTTTACGAAGATGAAGATTATGTGCATTTGGTAATGGAACTTTGTGCTGGTGGGGAACTTTTTCATCGACTGGAGAAACATGGGAAGTTCTCTGAGTTCAATGCTAGAGTTCTTTTTCGGCATCTGATGCAGGTGGTTATGTATTGCCATGACAAGGGTGTTGTTCATAGAGATTTGAAACCTGAAAACATTCTTTTGGCCACAAAGGATACATCCTCACCCATTAAATTGGCCGATTTTGGTCTTGCAACCTATATTCAACCCG GGCAGAAACTTAATGGTACTGTTGGGAGTCCATTTTACATAGCTCCTGAAGTATTGGCTGGGGGTTACAACCAGGCAGCCGATGTCTGGAGTGCTGGTGTTATCCTTTACATTCTCCTCTGTGGGATGCCTCCATTTTGGGGGAAAACCAAGTCTAGGATCTTCGATGCTGTCAGGGCTGCTGATCTGCGGTTCCCCTCTGAACATTGGGATCATGTATCTGCATCTGCCAAGGATTTGGTTACTCAAATGCTCTGTACTGATCCTGCAAAACGGCTAACTGCAACTCAAGTGCTCG ATCACTCTTGGATGAATGAGTGTGTACAGATGGAGAACGAATACTGTGAACGCCAAAACGTAAGTTGTGGTGATATGGATATGGGCCAGGGATCTTTCTCCTCCACCACCTTTATCTCTAGACAAGATCTTAGCTTTGGTTCAGAGTCACAGCCAGGGCATTCTCCTGCGTTCACTTGCAAATCGTCATTTTCATCATTCTTGGTTGATGCCTCAACTCCTTGTTCTGTAGCTCGAGGCTTTTCATTCCGTAGTTGTGGTGAATCAAGCGTGTTAGACTTTTCTTCCCCTGTTGCTTCGATGACAAGCTTTGCATTTTTCGGACCAAGTTCTCCAGTCGATCAAGTGAACTGTaacccattaagtttcagaatAGATAGTTCAGCAGCTTGTGAGATTCGTAGAG AGACCAGCTTTGGGAAGCTTTTCATTGCTCCAGATTCCTCTAATAGTTTAGTTTGTGGCGGCGGTGAAACTGAGAACAACAAGAACCCAACTGTGATCCGAAGGTTTGGAGGAACAACAAGTGCCACTGGAGTGCTAAGTATCCACAACATGAGACACCATACAATTGGACTAGGGGAGCTCGAGCAACTTGATCTAATCACTGAATCAGTTGTTCGATGGGCATCATGCACTCATGTCTCAGGTGCTCCATCTCTTAGATCTTCTCTCGTTTGTTGA
- the LOC113276234 gene encoding probable nucleolar protein 5-2: MLVLFETPAGFALFKVLDEGKLDQVEDLWKDFSTSDSARKIVKLKAFTKFENTAEALSTATLLIDSKPSKGLRKFLKAHCDGEKLGVADSKLGNAIKEKLQIDCVHDKSVMELMRGVRSQLSELISGLGVQDLAPMSLGLSHSLSRYKLKFSPDKVDTMIIQAIGLLDDLDKELNTYAMRVREWYGWHFPELAKIVSDNILYAKAVKLMGNRTNAADLDFSEVLPEEIETELKEAAVISMGTEVSELDLMNIKELCDQVLSLSEYRGQLYDYLKSRMNTIAPNLTALVGELVGARLIAHGGSLLNLAKQPGSTIQILGAEKALFRALKTKHATPKYGLIYHASLIGQAAAKLKGKISRTLAAKSVLAIRCDALGEGQDNSMGLENRAKLEVRLRNLEGKELGRSAGSTKGKAKISEYNKDRKKDTGALITSAQTYNSSADAVLGTPAPLEDSDVKKRKQVETEEPAAEVGEKKDKKKKKKKKEEVEEIEVETPKKEKKKKRKAAEAEQDVEQEDGVAKKKKKRKHEEEEEAEAQSQKKDKKKKKKKSDA, encoded by the exons ATGTTAGTTTTGTTTGAAACTCCAGCAGGGTTTGCCCTGTTTAAGGTTCTAGATGAAGGAAAGCTAGATCAAGTTGAG GATTTGTGGAAGGATTTCTCTACATCAGATTCAGCTAGAAAG ATTGTAAAGTTGAAAGCTTTTACAAAGTTTGAGAACACCGCGGAGGCGTTGTCAACTGCTACATTGCTTATTGATAGCAAGCCAAGCAAGGGTCTTCGTAAGTTCTTGAAAGCTCATTGCGATGGAGAAAAATTGGGAGTAGCTGATTCCAAGCTTGGAAATGCCATTAAGGAGAAACTG CAAATTGATTGTGTGCATGATAAATCTGTGATGGAGCTGATGAGAGGTGTCAGAAGCCAGTTGTCTGAACTTATTTCTGGTCTTGGTGTTCAAGATTTAGCTCCAATGAGTTTGGGTTTGTCTCACAGCTTGTCTAGATACAAGCTTAAATTCAGCCCGGATAAG GTGGATACCATGATCATTCAAGCTATTGGTTTATTGGATGATCTTGACAAAGAGCTTAATACATATGCTATGAGGGTTAGGGAATGGTACGGATGGCACTTTCCAGAACTTGCGAAGATTGTATCTGACAACATCTTGTATGCTAAAGCCGTGAAGCTGATGGGAAACCGTACAAATGCTGCAGATCTAGATTTCTCCGAG GTCTTACCAGAAGAGATTGAGACTGAATTGAAAGAGGCAGCTGTCATCTCTATGGGAACCGAGGTCAGTGAATTGGATCTGATGAATATCAAGGAGCTCTGTGACCAAGTGTTGTCTCTTTCCGAGTATAGAGGCCAACTCTATGATTACTTGAAAAGCAGAATGAACACCATTGCCCCGAATCTTACTGCCCTTGTTGGAGAGCTTGTTGGAGCTCGTCTCATAGCTCATGGTGGTAGCTTGTTAAACCTTGCTAAGCAACCTGGAAGCACTATCCAGATTCTTGGTGCAGAGAAGGCCCTCTTTAGAGCTCTTAAGACCAAACATGCTACACCCAAATACGGGCTTATCTACCATGCTTCGTTGATTGGTCAAGCTGCTGCGAAACTCAAGGGAAAGATATCTAGAACTCTGGCAGCCAAAAGTGTGTTGGCCATCAGATGTGATGCTCTAGGAGAAGGCCAAGATAACTCCATGGGTCTGGAGAATCGTGCCAAG ctTGAAGTACGGTTGAGGAATCTCGAGGGTAAAGAACTGGGTCGTTCTGCTGGATCCACTAAAGGCAAGGCCAAGATTTCAGAATATAACAAGGACCGGAAGAAGGATACAGGAGCTCTCATAACTTCTGCTCAG ACCTACAATTCCTCAGCTGACGCAGTACTAGGAACACCAGCACCTTTGGAAGATTCTGATGTAAAGAAGAGGAAACAAGTAGAGACAGAGGAACCAGCTGCTGAGGTGGGAgagaagaaagataaaaaaaagaagaagaagaagaaagaggaggTTGAGGAGATagaggtggaaacaccaaagaaagaaaagaagaagaaacggaaGGCTGCTGAAGCTGAACAAGATGTCGAACAAGAAGATGGGgtagcaaagaaaaaaaagaagagaaagcatgaggaagaagaagaggcagAAGCTCAAAGTCAgaaaaaagacaaaaagaaaaagaagaagaagagcgatGCTTGA